One window of Candidatus Binataceae bacterium genomic DNA carries:
- a CDS encoding LLM class flavin-dependent oxidoreductase, protein MKFGLHYQLPCGAGQSPVQRYRDTLDQAVHAEALGFDSVWPVEQHFNANLSIMPSPLLMLAALAERTRTLRLGIAIVLLPLSHPLRIAEEVATLDVISNGRVEFGIGRGAIPSHFRAFGVPLSENRERFVEGLEVILQAWTSDRVSYHGRFFDIERISVVPKPVQQPHPPIRVAVNSQDTFEVIGRMGLPIFVASQVNPFHRIKRFLPIYREARKAAGHPDNAAEDVTVLMPLYVGESAAQVRREVEPSIKHFLSTVTALYGSGTPRPGSPRSDVAAPLKETLERLARMTYEQVCEVMAVFDTPEAVVERLQRFQQDFNMGRVICWFNPGGQVPHQQVMRSMEMFAAKVMPHL, encoded by the coding sequence ATGAAATTCGGGCTTCACTATCAATTGCCGTGCGGTGCCGGTCAATCTCCAGTCCAGCGCTACCGCGACACACTCGATCAGGCCGTCCATGCCGAGGCCCTAGGTTTTGATTCCGTATGGCCGGTCGAGCAGCACTTCAACGCCAACCTCTCGATTATGCCCTCACCCTTGCTGATGCTCGCAGCGCTGGCCGAGCGGACCCGCACCCTCCGTCTCGGCATCGCGATCGTACTGCTGCCACTGTCGCATCCGCTGCGAATTGCTGAAGAGGTCGCGACCCTTGACGTGATCAGCAACGGCCGTGTCGAGTTCGGAATCGGCAGGGGCGCGATTCCCAGCCATTTCAGGGCCTTCGGCGTTCCGCTTTCCGAGAACCGCGAGCGTTTCGTCGAGGGGCTGGAGGTTATCCTGCAGGCGTGGACCAGCGATCGCGTGTCGTACCATGGCCGCTTCTTCGATATCGAGCGGATATCAGTCGTGCCCAAGCCGGTGCAGCAACCCCATCCGCCAATCCGGGTGGCCGTGAACAGCCAGGATACGTTCGAGGTCATCGGCCGAATGGGCCTGCCCATCTTCGTCGCGTCGCAGGTAAATCCGTTTCACCGGATCAAGCGATTTCTGCCGATCTACCGCGAAGCACGGAAAGCGGCGGGTCATCCCGATAATGCAGCCGAGGACGTGACGGTTCTTATGCCGCTTTACGTTGGCGAGAGCGCGGCGCAGGTGCGGCGCGAGGTCGAGCCGAGTATCAAGCACTTCCTGAGTACGGTCACGGCACTGTACGGGTCGGGCACTCCGCGCCCCGGCAGTCCGCGGTCGGACGTCGCGGCGCCCCTCAAGGAAACGCTGGAACGTCTCGCTCGTATGACTTACGAGCAGGTCTGCGAAGTGATGGCGGTATTCGACACACCCGAAGCCGTCGTTGAGCGGCTGCAACGTTTCCAACAGGATTTCAACATGGGCCGCGTGATCTGCTGGTTCAACCCCGGCGGTCAGGTTCCACATCAGCAGGTCATGCGCAGTATGGAGATGTTCGCCGCCAAGGTGATGCCGCATCTC
- a CDS encoding amidohydrolase family protein, with the protein MSHGHGGGRFNGMIIDTHVHVISGDQQKYPRRADPQEWVRETSGEMLLALNREAGIDRTILVQGYGAYGCDNSYAADCARQYPDSFASVCILDQRQADASEQLTYWVRERGVSGLRLLTIVEPEPLLDDARTLPLWTRAASLAIPICIMTRFHQVTRLPTVLELFPDVRVALDHLALPRLSDGPPYDSLQPLFELARFPNLYLKFSTETLYAARRGHSTPKEFFSRLLERFGAQRIMWGSNFPATHDRSFKEQVELAREELAFFPQEDQRWLFGETALSLWPAHC; encoded by the coding sequence ATGAGTCATGGTCATGGAGGAGGGCGATTTAACGGCATGATCATAGATACTCATGTACACGTCATCTCGGGCGATCAGCAAAAATATCCGCGGAGAGCTGACCCCCAGGAATGGGTGCGCGAGACCTCGGGTGAGATGTTGCTCGCGCTTAACCGCGAGGCCGGCATCGACCGCACGATACTGGTACAGGGTTACGGAGCCTATGGGTGCGATAACAGCTATGCGGCGGACTGCGCGCGCCAATACCCGGACAGTTTCGCATCCGTCTGCATTCTGGACCAGCGCCAGGCCGACGCATCCGAGCAGTTGACCTATTGGGTGCGCGAGCGCGGCGTGAGCGGCCTGCGGCTCCTTACGATCGTAGAGCCCGAGCCGCTACTGGACGATGCTCGGACGCTCCCCCTATGGACGCGCGCGGCCTCTCTCGCGATCCCGATTTGCATCATGACGCGGTTCCATCAGGTAACGCGACTTCCGACGGTGCTTGAACTGTTCCCGGATGTCCGCGTCGCGCTCGACCATCTCGCACTGCCGCGCCTGAGCGACGGCCCGCCATATGATTCGCTTCAGCCCCTTTTCGAGCTGGCCCGCTTCCCCAACCTGTACTTGAAGTTCTCAACCGAGACGCTGTATGCAGCACGGCGAGGACACAGTACGCCGAAGGAATTCTTCAGCCGCCTGCTCGAACGGTTCGGTGCCCAGCGCATCATGTGGGGATCAAATTTTCCCGCCACGCACGACCGCAGCTTCAAGGAGCAAGTGGAGCTGGCGCGAGAAGAGCTAGCCTTCTTCCCGCAAGAGGACCAACGTTGGCTGTTCGGCGAAACCGCCCTTAGCCTGTGGCCGGCGCATTGCTGA
- a CDS encoding AIPR family protein yields the protein MSILHIGHIKAALNVRFESLIDLSDLGPNCPSDERENFFLTRSLAAFAIAELAGVDDKIAAASVVDGSKDNGIDGFYFDNSEHVCYLVQSKWSKSGTNSIQVGEVHKFIQGVRDLLSASMDRFDKLQKKQQDIDNALGDSTAKFVLVVAYTGEPALAPEAQSPLDDLLKQLNDVSDLINYKVLRQADLHAIVAEAAQGESIDLNIMLHEWGTLEEPYRAYYGQVLLEDIIKWKKYGQKLYSGNLRGFKGSTEVNDAIISTMRQSPQHFWFFNNGITVLCRKISKQPLGGSNRTSGVFDCEGASVVNGAQTVGSIIAASSSGENGFHHARVLVRLISLEGCPPNFDSQLTRAANTQNRIEKKDFAALDPEQERLHTELFLEFSKDYSYKTGDYEPQPDEGCTLDEAAVALACRQPDATLVVFAKAAQGRLYDDVTKPPYTALFNPSVSAYKLWRSVEVMRLVDITLKACQKSLTGKDRYIAVHGNRFILYIVFQSLAALDSPKCDFENLKAGIPAQTQAILQRTITASNKLFPETYAGNLFKNASKLKDLAGEVTIETSATV from the coding sequence ATGAGCATTTTGCATATCGGCCATATCAAAGCTGCCTTGAACGTCCGCTTCGAGTCTTTGATCGATCTCTCCGATCTGGGACCTAATTGTCCGAGCGATGAGCGCGAGAATTTTTTTCTTACTCGGAGCTTGGCCGCGTTCGCGATCGCGGAATTGGCTGGCGTAGATGACAAGATTGCGGCAGCGTCGGTTGTGGATGGCTCCAAAGATAATGGTATCGACGGTTTCTATTTCGACAATAGTGAACACGTTTGTTATCTGGTTCAAAGTAAATGGAGCAAGAGCGGGACTAATAGCATCCAAGTCGGCGAAGTTCACAAGTTCATCCAAGGCGTACGCGATCTGCTAAGCGCTTCGATGGACCGCTTTGACAAGCTTCAAAAGAAGCAACAGGACATAGACAATGCTCTTGGTGATTCGACTGCGAAATTTGTACTCGTGGTCGCCTATACCGGAGAGCCAGCGCTTGCTCCAGAGGCGCAATCCCCGCTAGACGACTTGCTTAAACAACTCAATGACGTAAGCGATCTGATTAATTACAAAGTATTGCGCCAAGCTGATCTTCACGCAATTGTAGCGGAAGCTGCCCAAGGGGAGTCCATAGACCTTAATATAATGCTCCATGAGTGGGGCACTCTCGAAGAACCATACCGAGCATACTACGGACAAGTACTGCTTGAGGACATAATAAAATGGAAAAAATACGGTCAGAAGCTTTACTCTGGTAATCTTCGCGGATTCAAAGGTAGTACAGAAGTAAATGACGCGATTATCAGTACGATGCGTCAGTCGCCGCAGCACTTTTGGTTTTTCAATAATGGTATTACCGTACTTTGTCGTAAAATCTCTAAGCAACCTCTAGGTGGTAGCAATCGGACAAGTGGTGTATTCGATTGCGAGGGTGCGAGTGTCGTGAATGGCGCTCAGACGGTTGGTAGCATAATCGCGGCTTCGAGCAGCGGCGAGAACGGCTTTCATCATGCACGCGTTTTAGTTCGGTTGATCTCGCTTGAAGGCTGTCCCCCGAATTTCGATTCACAACTTACGCGGGCAGCTAACACGCAGAACCGAATCGAAAAGAAAGATTTTGCAGCGCTCGATCCAGAGCAGGAGCGCTTACATACTGAACTGTTCTTGGAGTTTAGTAAGGATTACTCGTATAAGACCGGAGATTATGAACCGCAACCCGACGAAGGGTGTACTCTCGATGAGGCAGCTGTAGCACTAGCTTGCCGACAACCGGACGCAACGTTGGTGGTGTTCGCAAAGGCCGCGCAAGGACGGCTCTATGACGATGTGACGAAACCACCATATACAGCGCTGTTTAACCCGTCGGTATCGGCATATAAGCTATGGCGGTCCGTAGAGGTAATGCGTCTAGTAGATATTACGTTGAAAGCTTGCCAAAAAAGCCTCACTGGGAAGGATCGATACATCGCGGTTCATGGCAACCGCTTCATTCTCTATATCGTGTTTCAATCGCTAGCGGCGCTGGATTCGCCAAAATGCGACTTTGAAAACTTAAAAGCGGGCATTCCAGCACAAACCCAAGCCATTCTCCAAAGAACCATAACGGCATCGAATAAGCTTTTTCCAGAGACCTATGCGGGCAATTTGTTCAAGAATGCGTCGAAGCTCAAAGATCTGGCAGGCGAGGTAACAATAGAGACAAGCGCTACGGTTTAG